In one window of Chryseobacterium sp. JV274 DNA:
- a CDS encoding helix-turn-helix domain-containing protein: MKQPVRFNSISDFHAFCSLPNPEHPLISVIDYSKVRYVVDNDELKWIQNFYSIGLKKNVTPKFNYGQQQYDFDSGVLCFVSPQQFLSLEIRQDIEVEPTGFLLLIHPDFLWNTSLTKKIKSYDFFSYQVKEALFLSDKEEKILVDIFKNIEREYQSNTDRFTQELIIAQIELLLVYSDRFYERQFFTRKKSSHELLYKFEDILSQYFESGNLLETGIPSVKTIAEQMNISPNYLGTLLRLHTQQNTQQHIQNKLIDSAKERLSTTSLSVSEIAYELGFEHPQSFSKLFKQKTNQSPGEFRKLFN, translated from the coding sequence ATGAAACAGCCTGTTCGTTTTAATTCCATTTCAGATTTTCATGCCTTCTGCAGTCTTCCCAATCCTGAGCATCCGCTGATCAGTGTGATAGATTACAGTAAAGTCCGCTATGTTGTGGATAATGACGAATTGAAATGGATTCAGAATTTTTATTCGATTGGTTTGAAGAAAAATGTTACTCCAAAATTCAATTACGGGCAGCAGCAATATGATTTTGATTCGGGCGTATTATGTTTTGTTTCTCCACAACAGTTTTTAAGTCTGGAAATAAGACAGGATATTGAAGTAGAGCCTACCGGATTTCTATTGCTGATTCATCCCGATTTTCTGTGGAACACTTCATTAACCAAGAAAATAAAGTCTTATGATTTTTTCAGTTATCAGGTAAAAGAAGCTCTTTTCCTTTCTGATAAAGAAGAGAAAATCCTTGTTGATATTTTTAAAAATATTGAACGGGAATATCAGTCCAATACAGATAGATTTACGCAGGAACTGATCATTGCCCAAATTGAATTATTACTGGTTTACTCTGACCGTTTTTATGAACGTCAATTTTTCACCAGAAAAAAATCAAGCCACGAATTATTATACAAGTTTGAAGATATTCTTTCCCAATATTTCGAAAGTGGAAATCTTCTTGAAACCGGAATTCCATCGGTAAAAACCATTGCCGAACAAATGAATATTTCGCCCAATTATCTGGGAACACTTCTACGACTTCACACGCAGCAAAACACCCAGCAGCACATTCAGAATAAGCTGATTGATTCTGCCAAAGAACGTTTGAGTACCACAAGTTTATCAGTAAGTGAAATTGCTTATGAACTGGGATTTGAACACCCACAGTCTTTCAGTAAGCTCTTTAAACAAAAGACGAATCAGTCTCCGGGAGAATTTAGAAAGCTTTTCAATTAG
- a CDS encoding serine hydrolase domain-containing protein: MLISFYFTIKKFATFVEILPAMKPVLLLIFIFTFYIYQGQNKNIINPEKIENPIQKKYTGKIVFLNKAVALENLKDSDFLTSSVFQENGDLGIHAFFDNSLVNYLHQLEPNWTVDELLKNGNYQFSFYADGKLIYKENLNTGAGTAENKKAKTTLRIPLLSSKNEDSWGRYLWMRFYMAHNGIDALTEGNHILKIEMRPYLNTSTIKTGPVIAEGQINLSIPSQNISEKQIAVQSIQPSSEWKVSQAKINTETIRNLNKKIAENRFKNITGIVVVKDGKLLLEEYFNGSGRDSLQDTRSVGKSFSSALMGIAIKEGYLKSENQNLKEFYDLRQFKNHSSQKENVTIKSLLTMSSGFEGNDENSESAGNEENMYPTENWVNFTLNLPMTENVTGKNWSYFTAGVVITGDILDKTVPQGLKNYADKKLFQPLGITNYKWQFTPQQKPSLAGGLRMKALDFAKFGQLYSNNGVWEGKTILSKDWVKKSFTNYFSDHQDFEGYGYLFWRKVYTVGNSSYEAFQSSGNGGNKIIIFTRIPVVMVITAQAYNKPYAHSQVEKMVQEYLLPALMMDSKNE, translated from the coding sequence ATGTTAATTTCATTCTATTTTACCATTAAGAAGTTTGCTACTTTTGTTGAAATACTTCCTGCAATGAAACCAGTTCTACTATTGATCTTTATTTTCACATTTTATATTTATCAGGGACAAAATAAAAATATAATTAATCCTGAAAAAATTGAAAATCCAATTCAAAAAAAATATACCGGAAAAATTGTTTTCCTTAACAAAGCCGTTGCCCTTGAAAACTTAAAAGATTCGGACTTTCTCACTTCTTCTGTGTTTCAGGAAAACGGAGATCTTGGAATTCATGCTTTTTTTGACAATTCTCTTGTCAACTACCTTCATCAGCTTGAACCCAATTGGACTGTTGATGAACTATTGAAAAACGGAAATTATCAATTCTCATTTTATGCAGACGGAAAACTGATCTATAAAGAAAATCTCAATACGGGTGCAGGTACAGCAGAAAATAAAAAAGCCAAAACCACATTGAGAATTCCTCTTCTCAGCAGTAAAAACGAAGATTCGTGGGGAAGATATCTATGGATGCGCTTCTATATGGCACACAACGGAATTGATGCTCTCACGGAAGGAAATCATATTTTAAAGATTGAAATGCGTCCGTATCTCAATACTTCTACAATCAAGACAGGACCTGTTATAGCAGAAGGTCAGATTAATCTCAGTATTCCTTCCCAAAATATTTCTGAAAAGCAGATCGCTGTTCAGTCCATCCAACCCAGCAGTGAATGGAAGGTTTCTCAGGCAAAGATCAATACGGAAACTATCAGAAATCTGAATAAGAAAATTGCAGAAAACAGGTTTAAAAATATAACCGGAATTGTCGTTGTAAAAGACGGAAAATTGCTTCTTGAAGAATATTTCAACGGATCCGGAAGAGATTCTCTGCAGGATACCCGTTCTGTAGGAAAATCGTTTTCTTCAGCATTAATGGGAATTGCAATCAAGGAGGGATATTTAAAAAGCGAAAATCAAAACCTGAAAGAATTTTATGACCTGAGACAATTTAAAAATCATTCTTCCCAAAAAGAGAATGTTACTATAAAAAGTTTATTGACAATGAGTTCCGGATTTGAAGGAAACGATGAAAATTCTGAATCTGCCGGAAATGAAGAAAACATGTATCCTACCGAAAATTGGGTGAATTTCACATTGAATCTGCCCATGACAGAGAATGTAACAGGAAAAAACTGGAGTTACTTCACAGCTGGCGTTGTGATAACCGGAGATATTTTGGATAAAACAGTTCCGCAGGGCTTAAAAAACTATGCGGATAAAAAGTTATTTCAACCGCTTGGAATCACCAATTATAAGTGGCAGTTTACTCCACAGCAAAAACCTTCTCTGGCAGGAGGACTGCGTATGAAAGCACTTGATTTCGCAAAATTCGGGCAGCTGTACAGCAACAATGGAGTTTGGGAGGGTAAAACTATTTTGAGTAAAGACTGGGTTAAGAAATCTTTTACCAATTATTTTTCCGATCATCAGGATTTTGAAGGCTATGGGTATTTATTCTGGAGAAAAGTTTATACTGTGGGAAACAGCAGTTATGAAGCTTTCCAATCCAGCGGAAATGGTGGAAACAAAATCATCATCTTCACCAGGATACCAGTTGTAATGGTGATTACCGCACAAGCTTACAATAAGCCCTATGCTCACTCACAAGTGGAAAAAATGGTACAGGAATATCTTTTACCCGCCTTGATGATGGATAGTAAAAATGAGTAA
- the rimM gene encoding ribosome maturation factor RimM (Essential for efficient processing of 16S rRNA), with the protein MRKEDCYFLGKITRRHGLAGNVILKLDTDQPELYNKLESIFVEINGLLVPFFIERSSWSKSDALNLAFKNSSEAMIDQVLGKNVYLPLASLPKLSGKQFYYHEIIGYEIFDQNDNNCGVIRSVNDQTAQVYFITNLDGKEVVIPMIKDWILEVDREERIIKMELPEGLIDVFLVPSKKDE; encoded by the coding sequence ATGCGTAAAGAAGATTGCTATTTTTTAGGTAAAATCACACGCAGACATGGACTTGCGGGTAACGTAATCCTTAAATTGGATACCGATCAACCCGAGCTTTACAATAAATTGGAATCAATATTCGTTGAAATCAACGGATTATTGGTTCCATTTTTTATTGAAAGATCATCATGGAGCAAATCTGATGCTCTGAATCTTGCATTCAAAAATTCTTCTGAGGCTATGATTGACCAGGTTTTGGGTAAAAATGTTTACCTTCCGCTTGCTTCACTGCCTAAACTTTCGGGAAAACAATTCTATTACCACGAGATCATCGGGTATGAAATTTTTGATCAAAATGATAATAACTGTGGAGTGATCAGATCTGTAAACGATCAGACGGCTCAGGTGTATTTCATTACCAATCTGGATGGAAAAGAAGTGGTTATTCCTATGATCAAAGACTGGATTCTTGAAGTTGACAGAGAAGAAAGAATCATAAAAATGGAACTTCCTGAAGGTCTTATTGATGTTTTTCTGGTTCCATCTAAGAAAGACGAATAA
- a CDS encoding 30S ribosomal protein S16, translating into MSVKIRLQRHGKKGKPFFHIVVADSRARRDGRFIEKLGTYNPITNPATIELNVDSAVQWLNNGAQPTDTARAILSYKGALYKKHLQGGVAKGAFDEAEAEKRFNAWVEAKDSKVQGKVEGLATAKADAKKAALDAEVKVNEARVAAAAQADADAKAAEEAANAPAEEVVAEATEGEAPAAETEENTEA; encoded by the coding sequence ATGTCAGTAAAAATCAGATTACAAAGACACGGTAAAAAAGGAAAACCTTTTTTCCACATCGTGGTTGCAGATTCTAGAGCTAGAAGAGATGGTAGATTCATCGAAAAACTAGGAACTTACAACCCAATTACTAACCCGGCAACTATCGAATTGAACGTTGATTCTGCTGTACAGTGGTTAAACAACGGTGCTCAGCCTACTGATACTGCTAGAGCTATCCTATCTTACAAAGGTGCTCTTTACAAAAAACACTTACAAGGTGGTGTAGCTAAAGGTGCTTTTGACGAAGCTGAAGCTGAAAAAAGATTCAATGCTTGGGTAGAGGCTAAAGATTCTAAAGTACAAGGTAAAGTAGAAGGTTTAGCAACTGCTAAAGCTGATGCTAAGAAAGCTGCTTTAGATGCTGAAGTAAAAGTAAACGAAGCTAGAGTTGCTGCTGCTGCACAAGCTGATGCTGATGCTAAAGCTGCTGAAGAGGCTGCAAACGCACCTGCTGAAGAAGTTGTTGCTGAGGCTACAGAAGGAGAAGCTCCTGCTGCTGAAACTGAAGAAAACACTGAAGCTTAA
- a CDS encoding nitroreductase, translated as MNKASILKEIIEQRRSIFPKDYADTEISQEVIDEILHSATLAPNHKRTKPWRFKIFKGEEKAKLASEMQAIYKATQSEQTFLEKKYQDIGFKINKSDAVVSIVVNFSGMVPEWEEIAAVSMAVQNMYLTCTANNIGCYWSSPKIVEELKDALTIEENQKCLGLFYMGGLS; from the coding sequence ATGAATAAAGCATCCATTTTAAAAGAAATCATAGAGCAAAGAAGAAGTATTTTCCCAAAAGATTATGCTGATACCGAAATATCTCAGGAAGTCATTGATGAAATTTTACATTCGGCAACACTGGCTCCGAATCATAAAAGAACAAAGCCTTGGCGTTTCAAGATCTTCAAAGGGGAAGAAAAAGCAAAACTGGCTTCAGAAATGCAGGCTATCTATAAAGCTACACAATCCGAACAGACTTTTTTGGAGAAGAAATACCAGGATATTGGTTTTAAAATCAATAAATCTGACGCCGTAGTTTCCATTGTTGTCAATTTCAGCGGAATGGTTCCGGAATGGGAAGAAATAGCTGCTGTTTCAATGGCGGTTCAGAACATGTATCTTACCTGCACCGCGAATAATATCGGATGCTATTGGAGTTCTCCCAAAATTGTAGAAGAGTTGAAGGATGCTCTTACTATTGAAGAAAACCAGAAGTGTCTGGGACTTTTCTATATGGGAGGTTTGTCTTAA
- a CDS encoding DUF805 domain-containing protein, with protein MFKAPFSFDGRIRRTEYGLSYLIYLVFSVPFNFYFQTNEQPSGGVTIVFFLLLIPFLWFLIAQGAKRCHDRGNSGWFQLIPLYGLWMLFADSDHGPNEYGPNPKGEGNYNSINEIGKKEL; from the coding sequence ATGTTTAAAGCACCATTTTCATTTGATGGGAGAATCAGAAGAACAGAATATGGATTATCATATCTTATATATCTTGTGTTTTCTGTTCCTTTCAATTTTTATTTTCAGACTAATGAACAGCCATCCGGGGGTGTTACTATAGTTTTCTTCCTTTTATTAATTCCATTTCTTTGGTTTCTTATTGCACAGGGAGCAAAAAGATGTCATGACAGAGGAAATTCAGGTTGGTTTCAACTAATTCCTTTGTATGGTTTATGGATGTTATTTGCAGACAGTGACCACGGACCCAATGAATACGGACCTAATCCTAAGGGTGAAGGAAACTATAACTCGATCAACGAGATTGGTAAGAAAGAATTGTAA
- a CDS encoding SRPBCC family protein: MKTLLKIIGAIIVLIIIYAVIAMLAFSKDYHYEKSIVINAPKDKVWQHTNSLKAYNTWDPFSKEIKNFSVTYSGAGDQIGDSYHWTGDDSEGEQSITEITPNEKLGTQLHFIKPFEGMAKSNIVLTPEGSGTKVTWMIDNELNTMMKIMKPMMDSNMDKMFGQGLGDLKKLAEK; this comes from the coding sequence ATGAAAACACTCTTAAAAATCATCGGAGCCATCATCGTGCTGATTATTATCTATGCTGTAATTGCTATGCTGGCTTTCAGTAAAGATTACCATTATGAAAAATCTATTGTCATCAATGCACCAAAAGATAAAGTATGGCAGCATACAAACTCTTTAAAAGCATACAATACATGGGATCCTTTTTCTAAAGAAATAAAAAATTTCTCTGTTACCTACTCAGGGGCAGGAGACCAGATAGGCGACTCCTATCACTGGACAGGGGATGACAGCGAAGGTGAGCAATCCATTACTGAAATTACACCTAATGAAAAGCTAGGTACCCAGCTTCATTTCATAAAACCTTTTGAAGGTATGGCTAAAAGTAATATTGTACTGACTCCTGAAGGAAGCGGAACAAAAGTAACCTGGATGATTGATAATGAACTGAACACCATGATGAAGATCATGAAGCCTATGATGGACAGTAACATGGATAAAATGTTTGGCCAAGGTCTTGGTGATCTGAAGAAACTTGCTGAAAAATAA
- a CDS encoding M3 family metallopeptidase, whose protein sequence is MNILTEKFTTPYHSAPFSDIKNEDYLPAFKELIQKSEAEIDTIVNNPEAPTFENVIEALAYSGEQLDVVSNIFFNLNSAETSDEIQQIAQEVSPILTEYSSKISQNEALFNKIKKVYDEKDKYNLNEEQEMLLNETYKGFVRSGALLNEEDKETLKKISMDLSLKSLQFGQNVLASTNAYFKHITNKEDLAGIPEAIINQYAEEAKERNLEGWVVTLQYPSYIPFMTYAENRELRKELALANGKKSFDGGEFDNQNLIKELLTLKQQKAELIGYKNYADFVLEERMAKSPVKVLDFLNELLAKAKPYADKEIEELKALAKADGIEEMQGYDHAFYAEKLRKEKFDLNDEELKPYFPLNQVQEAVFGLAGKLFGLTFEERNDIPKYHEDVKVYEVKEAFGSAQADSYKALLYVDYFPRKGKRAGAWMTSYKNQYKQNGENSRPHISIVCNFSKPTKDTPSLLTFQEVTTLFHEFGHALHGMMADTQYPTLSGTSVKWDFVELPSQFLENFCYEPEFLKTFAKHYKTGEVLPDEKIEKIEQSKNFMEGYQTLRQLGFGLLDMNYHTKVEELKNESVKEFEDKYTKATTLYPSNSETAMSPSFSHIFQGGYSAGYYSYKWAEVLDADAFQYFKENGIFNPEIAAKYKVLLSSGGTKDPMELYKSFRGSEPKVESLLKRAFG, encoded by the coding sequence ATGAATATTTTAACAGAAAAATTTACTACCCCATACCATTCGGCACCATTCAGTGACATTAAAAATGAAGATTATCTTCCGGCATTTAAAGAACTGATACAAAAATCCGAAGCAGAAATTGATACTATTGTCAACAATCCTGAAGCACCTACTTTCGAAAATGTAATCGAAGCACTGGCCTATTCCGGAGAGCAGTTGGATGTGGTTTCAAATATTTTTTTCAACTTAAATTCTGCAGAAACCAGCGATGAAATTCAGCAAATCGCTCAGGAGGTTTCTCCGATCTTAACGGAATATTCTTCAAAAATATCTCAAAACGAAGCCCTTTTCAACAAAATCAAAAAAGTATATGATGAAAAGGACAAGTATAATCTTAATGAAGAGCAGGAAATGCTTTTAAATGAGACCTACAAAGGTTTTGTAAGAAGCGGAGCTTTATTGAATGAGGAAGACAAAGAAACATTAAAGAAAATCAGCATGGATCTTTCTTTAAAATCTTTACAGTTCGGACAGAATGTTTTGGCTTCTACGAATGCTTATTTCAAACATATCACCAACAAAGAAGATCTTGCGGGCATTCCTGAAGCTATCATTAATCAATATGCAGAGGAAGCTAAGGAAAGAAACCTGGAAGGCTGGGTAGTAACGTTACAATATCCAAGCTATATTCCATTCATGACGTATGCTGAAAACCGCGAACTGAGAAAGGAACTGGCATTAGCAAACGGTAAAAAATCTTTTGACGGCGGAGAGTTTGACAATCAGAATCTGATCAAAGAGCTGCTTACTCTAAAACAGCAGAAAGCTGAACTTATTGGATATAAAAACTATGCAGATTTTGTTCTTGAAGAAAGAATGGCGAAGTCTCCGGTAAAAGTTCTGGATTTTCTAAATGAGCTTTTAGCCAAGGCAAAACCATATGCTGATAAGGAAATTGAAGAATTAAAAGCTTTAGCAAAAGCTGATGGAATTGAAGAAATGCAAGGCTATGATCACGCATTCTATGCTGAAAAACTTCGTAAAGAGAAATTTGATCTGAATGATGAGGAATTAAAACCTTACTTCCCGCTCAATCAGGTACAGGAAGCTGTATTCGGACTGGCTGGAAAACTTTTTGGATTGACTTTTGAGGAAAGAAATGATATTCCGAAATACCACGAAGATGTAAAAGTATATGAAGTAAAAGAAGCCTTCGGCTCCGCTCAGGCTGACAGCTACAAGGCATTATTATACGTTGATTATTTCCCAAGAAAAGGGAAAAGAGCCGGTGCATGGATGACCAGCTACAAAAATCAGTATAAACAAAACGGTGAAAATTCCCGTCCACATATTTCAATTGTTTGTAACTTCAGCAAACCAACAAAAGATACACCGAGCTTATTGACATTCCAGGAAGTGACTACTTTGTTCCATGAATTCGGGCATGCTCTTCACGGAATGATGGCAGATACCCAATATCCTACGTTGTCAGGAACTTCTGTAAAATGGGATTTTGTGGAACTTCCATCTCAGTTTCTGGAAAACTTCTGTTATGAACCAGAGTTCTTAAAAACATTCGCCAAACATTATAAAACCGGGGAAGTACTTCCTGACGAGAAAATTGAAAAGATAGAACAGTCTAAAAACTTCATGGAAGGTTATCAAACCTTAAGACAGCTAGGTTTCGGACTTCTGGATATGAACTACCATACAAAAGTTGAAGAATTAAAAAATGAAAGTGTAAAGGAGTTTGAAGATAAGTATACCAAAGCAACAACTCTTTATCCTTCCAATTCCGAAACGGCAATGAGCCCAAGTTTCTCCCATATTTTCCAGGGCGGATATTCTGCCGGGTATTATTCATATAAATGGGCTGAAGTTCTGGATGCGGATGCTTTCCAGTATTTCAAAGAAAACGGAATCTTCAATCCTGAGATTGCTGCCAAATATAAAGTACTGCTTTCTTCAGGGGGAACAAAAGATCCAATGGAATTGTATAAAAGCTTCAGAGGCAGTGAGCCGAAAGTAGAGAGTTTATTGAAAAGAGCATTTGGATAG
- a CDS encoding DUF1801 domain-containing protein has product MTIEEQIKDYINSQPEKKRNDMQELHHIILELMPACQLWFLDGKNSENKTVSNPNIGYGFYTIQYTDGNTRDFYQIGMSANTTGISIYVLNIDDKTYLSATYGDKIGKASVTGYCIKFKSLKDINVEILKAAILDGIKA; this is encoded by the coding sequence ATGACCATCGAAGAACAAATCAAAGACTATATCAACAGCCAGCCTGAGAAGAAACGAAATGATATGCAGGAACTTCATCACATCATTCTAGAGCTTATGCCGGCATGCCAGCTGTGGTTTCTGGATGGTAAAAACAGTGAAAATAAAACAGTTTCCAATCCCAATATCGGCTATGGATTCTATACCATACAGTATACCGACGGAAACACCAGAGATTTCTATCAGATTGGAATGAGTGCCAACACCACGGGAATTTCTATTTATGTTCTCAACATTGATGATAAAACCTATCTGTCTGCCACCTATGGAGATAAAATAGGTAAAGCCAGTGTAACCGGATATTGCATTAAGTTCAAATCCTTGAAAGATATCAACGTTGAAATCCTGAAAGCAGCCATACTGGATGGGATTAAAGCATAA
- a CDS encoding tetratricopeptide repeat protein, with translation MSTIPQRLENVKKLQAKRWENEDHWDTLNDLLIKELDEILLIEPENTPALIDIGAVYSDMGENEKALEYLKTALELGSKDKNLFVNLAIVLVYMEKHQEEYLEYLEEAEDKIEDPLTFKAYFDPQSR, from the coding sequence ATGAGTACTATACCCCAAAGATTAGAAAACGTAAAAAAACTTCAGGCTAAAAGATGGGAAAATGAAGACCATTGGGATACTTTAAATGACCTGCTGATCAAAGAACTGGATGAAATTTTACTGATTGAACCTGAAAACACACCGGCTTTAATTGATATTGGTGCTGTGTATTCCGATATGGGAGAAAATGAAAAAGCGCTGGAGTATTTAAAGACGGCTTTAGAATTAGGTTCTAAAGACAAAAACCTATTTGTAAACCTGGCTATTGTACTCGTTTATATGGAAAAGCATCAGGAAGAATATTTGGAATATCTTGAAGAAGCTGAAGATAAAATTGAGGATCCGCTTACTTTTAAAGCGTATTTTGATCCTCAATCCCGTTAA
- a CDS encoding YqaE/Pmp3 family membrane protein — protein MLLAILLPFLSFIIRGKVLTGIICLILQITLIGWLPAAIWAVLSLNNERADKRNDKLIKAFRKNQK, from the coding sequence ATGTTACTAGCCATATTACTTCCTTTCTTATCCTTCATTATCCGTGGAAAAGTTCTCACCGGAATTATCTGTCTGATTTTACAGATTACGCTGATCGGATGGCTTCCTGCCGCCATTTGGGCTGTTCTTTCTTTAAACAATGAAAGAGCGGATAAACGCAATGACAAACTGATTAAAGCGTTTCGCAAAAATCAAAAGTAA
- a CDS encoding class I SAM-dependent methyltransferase — MKENKYDNPSFFDQYEKMLRSQIGLEGAGEWHTLKKMLPDFQGKNILDLGCGFGWHCRYAMENGAESVIGIDLSERMLAKAQEINNLEGIQYERKALEDVDYPAEKFDIILSSLTLHYVESFDTIAQHIYNWLSPGGSFVFSVEHPVFTAEGGQDWVYDKNGEKTCWPVDRYFLEGKRNTTFLGENVIKYHRTLTSYLNTLLKHGFKIKEVIEPEPGQEMLKEIPEIKEELRRPMMLLISVEK; from the coding sequence ATGAAAGAAAATAAATACGACAATCCATCATTTTTTGACCAGTACGAAAAAATGCTCCGATCACAGATAGGATTGGAAGGAGCCGGAGAATGGCACACCTTAAAAAAGATGCTGCCTGATTTTCAGGGAAAGAATATTCTTGACCTTGGCTGCGGTTTTGGATGGCACTGCCGGTATGCAATGGAAAATGGTGCAGAATCTGTGATCGGAATTGATCTTTCGGAAAGAATGCTGGCCAAAGCTCAGGAAATCAATAATCTGGAAGGAATTCAATATGAAAGAAAAGCTCTGGAAGATGTTGATTATCCCGCTGAAAAATTTGATATCATATTGAGTTCACTCACATTACATTATGTAGAATCATTTGATACTATTGCTCAGCATATTTACAATTGGTTGAGTCCCGGGGGATCTTTTGTCTTTTCAGTGGAGCACCCTGTTTTCACTGCTGAAGGCGGCCAGGACTGGGTGTATGATAAAAACGGCGAAAAAACCTGTTGGCCTGTAGACCGTTATTTTTTAGAAGGAAAAAGAAACACTACTTTTTTAGGAGAAAATGTGATCAAATACCATCGTACTTTAACTTCTTATTTAAATACACTATTAAAACACGGCTTCAAAATCAAAGAAGTTATTGAACCGGAACCAGGTCAGGAGATGTTGAAAGAAATCCCGGAGATAAAAGAAGAACTCCGCAGACCGATGATGTTGTTAATCTCTGTTGAAAAATAG
- a CDS encoding serine hydrolase domain-containing protein: protein MIIKKLISFLILLLFVSNAADAQIHTKGYEKKIDSIIQTEFGNGNEPGGVFLITQNGKNLYRKAFGKANLELNVNMTPENVFQIGSMTKQFTAVVILMLEQQGKLTINDPVSKYLKDYPNGDKITIHHLLTHTSGIKDFTKMKSISSIAQKETKPEEMVNFFKNETVDFAPGEKFDYNNSGYVVLGHIIELVSGTSYEDFIKKNIFDKAGMSHSYYASDRKVIPQRAYGYHKKEQGFVNKTVISFSVPFSSGSLMSTVDDMLKWQQALLKNTLLNPAETQKAFQKYKLNNGEEFTYGYGWHLKDINGTPDREHGGSVFGFKSMGIYIPGEDIYVIGFSNCDCHSPTEVTRNIAKATLSKIKTSSKKP from the coding sequence ATGATTATTAAAAAACTAATTTCCTTTTTGATATTGCTTCTGTTTGTCAGTAATGCAGCTGATGCCCAAATCCATACAAAAGGATATGAAAAGAAAATTGACAGTATTATCCAGACAGAATTTGGGAATGGAAATGAGCCTGGCGGTGTTTTCCTGATTACTCAAAACGGAAAGAATCTCTACCGGAAAGCATTTGGAAAAGCCAACCTTGAACTCAACGTCAATATGACTCCGGAGAATGTTTTCCAGATCGGATCTATGACTAAACAGTTTACCGCTGTGGTTATTCTGATGCTGGAACAACAAGGCAAACTTACGATCAACGATCCTGTTTCCAAATACCTTAAAGATTATCCTAATGGAGACAAAATTACCATTCATCATCTTCTGACCCACACATCAGGAATTAAAGATTTCACCAAAATGAAATCAATTTCTTCTATTGCCCAAAAAGAGACGAAACCTGAAGAAATGGTCAATTTTTTCAAGAATGAAACTGTAGATTTTGCTCCCGGAGAAAAGTTTGATTACAACAATTCCGGATACGTAGTTTTAGGCCATATTATTGAACTGGTTTCCGGAACTTCTTATGAAGATTTCATTAAGAAAAATATTTTCGATAAAGCAGGAATGTCTCATTCTTACTATGCTTCGGACAGAAAAGTGATCCCTCAAAGAGCTTATGGGTATCACAAAAAAGAACAGGGATTTGTAAATAAAACGGTCATCAGTTTCAGTGTTCCTTTTTCTTCCGGCTCATTGATGTCTACTGTAGATGATATGCTGAAATGGCAGCAGGCTTTACTTAAGAATACGCTGCTGAATCCAGCAGAAACCCAAAAAGCGTTTCAGAAATATAAACTGAACAATGGTGAAGAATTTACCTACGGATATGGATGGCATCTGAAAGATATCAATGGAACTCCTGACCGGGAACATGGTGGAAGTGTATTTGGATTTAAAAGCATGGGTATTTATATTCCCGGTGAAGATATTTATGTGATAGGATTCAGCAACTGCGACTGCCACTCCCCGACTGAGGTTACCAGAAATATTGCGAAGGCAACATTGAGCAAAATAAAAACCTCATCAAAAAAGCCATAA